A genomic window from Solidesulfovibrio sp. includes:
- a CDS encoding ATP-binding protein, translating into MKRMIVIPVLLGLLWTGLLLVLFLWNVAGERRHIQELAEYQARAFFQQILATRAWNAAHGGVFVPVGAGAAPNPHLPLAERVLTAANGETLARINPAYMTRQIADIAAQSAGVHFRITSLAPVRPENAPDAWEREALTGLPPGGDRFELVPGRPGGDQFRFLAPLVAEESCRGCHPGLAIGSVRGGISVSVPAGPLLASRERNQRTLAATYGIIWVVGLLGLGGSTFEISRRREKAEALSRMKSRFLANMSHDMRTPLTGIIGLSERLLREDLSPRAERYARLVIHSAGSLLEIVGDILDVSRLDSGRLELEARPFSPRRAVEQATGIFAFTARDKGLDFSVRVAPQVPQNLTGDAFRYRQVLANLLGNAVKFTERGAVRLDVDAQPTADPRQVRLRTVVSDTGVGIAPQNQGRIFECFSQVDDSLARRHAGSGLGLSIARELARMMGGDIAVDSAPGRGSAFTFTAVLAVGGQGAPAEETAGRTQGPPGGPDPALAGLRVLVVDDHNVNRILLNDILREDGAEVRLAAGGAEALSVFAATPCDLVLLDLQMPGLDGAQVVRRLRGMETELGRGRTPILILTAFALPGDQDLLPAGEIEGVLAKPIDVAALHRAMRAAVGARPLAVPAAVADRPAAAATIADAAPPGPGPGGELLAPDEALRLLGGRRDLYRLLASDFLDSAPELAAAFEEATRRGDLAEAGRAMHTLKSGAASLGAAGLRDTAARLERLARTGEAPPEADTRALRDMLDRTNQALRRAVAA; encoded by the coding sequence ATGAAACGGATGATCGTGATCCCGGTGCTCCTGGGGCTGTTGTGGACGGGGCTGCTGCTGGTGCTTTTTTTGTGGAACGTGGCCGGCGAGCGCCGCCACATCCAGGAATTGGCCGAATACCAGGCCCGGGCCTTCTTCCAACAAATCCTGGCCACCAGGGCCTGGAACGCCGCCCATGGCGGGGTGTTCGTGCCCGTCGGGGCGGGCGCGGCTCCCAACCCCCACCTGCCCCTGGCCGAGCGCGTGCTCACGGCGGCCAACGGCGAGACCCTGGCCCGCATCAACCCGGCCTACATGACCCGGCAGATCGCCGACATCGCCGCCCAGAGCGCGGGCGTGCACTTCCGCATCACCAGCCTTGCGCCCGTGCGCCCGGAAAACGCCCCGGACGCCTGGGAGCGCGAGGCCCTCACCGGGCTGCCGCCCGGCGGCGACCGCTTCGAGCTCGTCCCGGGCCGGCCGGGCGGGGACCAGTTCCGCTTCCTGGCGCCGCTCGTGGCCGAGGAGAGCTGCCGGGGCTGTCATCCGGGCCTGGCGATCGGGTCCGTGCGGGGCGGCATCAGCGTCTCGGTGCCGGCCGGGCCGCTGCTGGCCTCGCGCGAGCGCAACCAGCGCACCCTGGCCGCCACCTACGGCATCATCTGGGTCGTGGGGCTGTTGGGCCTTGGCGGCTCCACCTTCGAGATCAGCCGCCGCCGCGAGAAGGCCGAGGCCCTCAGCCGCATGAAAAGCCGGTTCCTGGCCAACATGAGCCACGACATGCGCACGCCCCTGACCGGCATCATCGGCCTGTCCGAGCGGCTGTTGCGCGAAGACCTGAGCCCCCGGGCCGAGCGCTACGCCCGGCTCGTCATCCACTCCGCCGGGTCGCTGCTGGAGATCGTCGGCGACATCCTGGACGTCTCCCGCCTGGATTCGGGCCGGCTGGAACTGGAGGCGCGCCCCTTTTCCCCGCGCCGGGCCGTGGAACAGGCCACCGGCATCTTCGCCTTTACCGCCCGGGACAAGGGCCTGGATTTTTCCGTGCGCGTGGCGCCGCAGGTGCCGCAAAACCTCACCGGCGACGCCTTCCGCTACCGCCAGGTGCTGGCCAACCTGCTCGGCAACGCCGTCAAATTCACCGAACGCGGCGCGGTGCGCCTCGACGTCGACGCGCAGCCCACCGCCGACCCGCGCCAGGTGCGCCTGCGCACGGTGGTCTCGGACACCGGCGTGGGCATCGCCCCGCAAAACCAGGGCCGCATCTTCGAGTGCTTCAGCCAGGTGGACGATTCCCTGGCCAGGCGCCATGCCGGCTCGGGCCTGGGCCTGTCCATCGCCCGGGAGCTGGCCCGGATGATGGGCGGCGACATCGCCGTGGACAGCGCCCCGGGCCGGGGCAGCGCCTTCACCTTCACCGCCGTCCTGGCCGTGGGCGGGCAAGGCGCCCCGGCCGAGGAAACGGCCGGCCGGACCCAAGGCCCGCCCGGCGGCCCCGACCCGGCCCTGGCCGGCCTGCGGGTGCTGGTCGTGGACGACCACAACGTCAACCGCATCCTTCTTAACGACATCCTGCGCGAGGACGGGGCCGAGGTGCGCCTGGCCGCCGGCGGGGCCGAGGCCCTTTCCGTGTTCGCCGCAACACCCTGCGACCTGGTCCTGCTCGACCTGCAGATGCCCGGCCTGGACGGCGCTCAGGTGGTGCGCCGACTGCGGGGGATGGAAACCGAGCTCGGCCGTGGCCGGACACCCATCCTCATCCTCACCGCCTTCGCCCTGCCCGGGGACCAGGACCTGCTGCCGGCCGGGGAGATCGAGGGCGTCCTGGCCAAGCCCATCGACGTGGCCGCCCTGCACCGGGCCATGCGGGCCGCCGTGGGCGCCCGGCCCCTGGCCGTGCCGGCCGCCGTTGCCGACCGCCCCGCCGCCGCGGCCACAATCGCCGACGCCGCCCCGCCCGGCCCGGGGCCGGGCGGGGAACTGCTGGCCCCGGACGAGGCCCTGCGGCTTCTGGGCGGCCGGCGCGACCTCTACCGCCTGCTGGCCTCGGATTTCCTGGACAGCGCCCCGGAACTGGCCGCCGCCTTCGAGGAGGCCACCCGGCGCGGCGACCTGGCCGAGGCCGGCCGGGCCATGCACACCCTCAAATCCGGCGCCGCCTCCCTGGGCGCGGCCGGGCTTCGCGACACGGCCGCCCGGCTGGAACGGCTGGCCCGCACCGGCGAGGCGCCCCCCGAAGCCGACACGCGGGCGCTGCGCGACATGCTCGACCGCACCAACCAGGCCCTGCGCCGGGCCGTGGCCGCCTGA